The following coding sequences lie in one Glycine max cultivar Williams 82 chromosome 19, Glycine_max_v4.0, whole genome shotgun sequence genomic window:
- the LOC100807695 gene encoding autophagy-related protein 18a isoform X1, whose translation MATLSACASPPWPNPNSPNSNPDPNFLPDQSQTLDFDSLMPPQPESPPPHHHHSPDASPPESSPSLPPPSLLYLSFNQDQACFAAAADSGFRIYNCDPFRELFRRDFDGGGIGHVEMLFLCNIFALVGGGPNPQYPPNKVMIWDDHQGHCIGELSFRAAVRGVRLRRDRIIVVVEQKIFVYNFADLKLVHQIETVPNPKGLCAVSQLSDSLVLACPGLHKGQIRVEHYAQKKTKFISAHDSRIACFALTLDGQLIATASTKGTLIRIFDTDHGTLLQEVRRGANTAEICSLAFSSTAQWLAVSSDKGTVHVFSLKKHSNIPELEKTQSSSNSEAAVTLSNSSRSFIKLKGVLPKYFNSEWSVAQFHLQEGSHYTVAFGLQKNTVIILGMDGSFYRCQFDPVRGGEMTQLEHRNFLKPEPETAL comes from the exons ATGGCCACCCTTTCCGCATGCGCTTCCCCTCCATGGCCAAACCCTAATTCTCCCAATTCAAATCCAGACCCTAATTTCCTCCCCGATCAATCCCAAACCCTCGACTTCGACTCCCTCATGCCTCCGCAACCCGAATCTCCACCGCCCCACCACCACCACTCCCCCGACGCATCGCCGCCGGAATCCTCCCCATCGCTCCCGCCGCCGTCGCTCCTCTACCTCTCCTTCAACCAGGACCAGGCCTGCTTCGCCGCCGCCGCCGACAGCGGCTTCCGCATCTACAACTGCGACCCCTTCCGCGAGCTCTTCCGGCGCGATTTCGACGGCGGCGGAATCGGCCACGTGGAGATGCTCTTCCTCTGCAACATCTTCGCCCTCGTCGGCGGCGGGCCTAACCCTCAGTACCCGCCCAACAAGGTCATGATCTGGGACGACCACCAGGGCCACTGCATCGGCGAGCTCTCCTTCCGCGCCGCCGTGCGCGGCGTCCGCCTCCGCCGCGACCGCATCATTGTCGTCGTCGAACAGAAGATCTTTGTCTACAACTTCGCGGACCTCAAGCTCGTGCACCAGATTGAGACCGTTCCAAACCCTAAGGGGCTCTGTGCGGTTTCGCAGCTGTCCGATTCTCTCGTTCTCGCGTGCCCCGGTTTGCACAAGGGTCAGATTCGCGTGGAACACTACGCGCAGAAGAAGACCAAGTTCATCTCAGCGCATGATTCCAGAATCGCTTGCTTCGCTCTCACGCTTGATGGACAGTTAATCGCCACCGCCAGCACCAAGGGTACGCTGATTCGGATTTTCGACACAGATCACGGCACGCTTCTTCAGGAA GTGAGAAGGGGTGCGAATACTGCTGAGATTTGTAGTTTGGCATTCTCTTCTACTGCTCAGTGGCTAGCGGTCTCAAGTGATAAGGGTACTGTCCATGTATTCAGCCTTAAGAAACATTCTAACATCCCCGAGCTGGAAAAGACACAAAGTTCATCCAATTCAGAGGCTGCCGTTACCCTATCTAACTCATCTCGCTCCTTCATTAAATTGAAAG GAGTGTTGCCCAAGTACTTCAATTCTGAGTGGTCAGTTGCTCAGTTTCACTTACAAGAGGGCTCTCATTACACAGTTGCATTTGGTCTCCAAAAGAATACAGTCATTATTCTTGGCATGGATGGAAG CTTCTATAGATGCCAATTTGATCCAGTACGTGGAGGGGAGATGACTCAGCTGGAACATCGCAACTTTTTAAAGCCAGAACCAGAAACAGCCTTGTAA
- the LOC100807695 gene encoding autophagy-related protein 18a isoform X2, with the protein MATLSACASPPWPNPNSPNSNPDPNFLPDQSQTLDFDSLMPPQPESPPPHHHHSPDASPPESSPSLPPPSLLYLSFNQDQACFAAAADSGFRIYNCDPFRELFRRDFDGGGIGHVEMLFLCNIFALVGGGPNPQYPPNKVMIWDDHQGHCIGELSFRAAVRGVRLRRDRIIVVVEQKIFVYNFADLKLVHQIETVPNPKGLCAVSQLSDSLVLACPGLHKGQIRVEHYAQKKTKFISAHDSRIACFALTLDGQLIATASTKGTLIRIFDTDHGTLLQEVRRGANTAEICSLAFSSTAQWLAVSSDKGTVHVFSLKKHSNIPELEKTQSSSNSEAAVTLSNSSRSFIKLKGVLPKYFNSEWSVAQFHLQEGSHYTVAFGLQKNTVIILGMDGRICFMQLL; encoded by the exons ATGGCCACCCTTTCCGCATGCGCTTCCCCTCCATGGCCAAACCCTAATTCTCCCAATTCAAATCCAGACCCTAATTTCCTCCCCGATCAATCCCAAACCCTCGACTTCGACTCCCTCATGCCTCCGCAACCCGAATCTCCACCGCCCCACCACCACCACTCCCCCGACGCATCGCCGCCGGAATCCTCCCCATCGCTCCCGCCGCCGTCGCTCCTCTACCTCTCCTTCAACCAGGACCAGGCCTGCTTCGCCGCCGCCGCCGACAGCGGCTTCCGCATCTACAACTGCGACCCCTTCCGCGAGCTCTTCCGGCGCGATTTCGACGGCGGCGGAATCGGCCACGTGGAGATGCTCTTCCTCTGCAACATCTTCGCCCTCGTCGGCGGCGGGCCTAACCCTCAGTACCCGCCCAACAAGGTCATGATCTGGGACGACCACCAGGGCCACTGCATCGGCGAGCTCTCCTTCCGCGCCGCCGTGCGCGGCGTCCGCCTCCGCCGCGACCGCATCATTGTCGTCGTCGAACAGAAGATCTTTGTCTACAACTTCGCGGACCTCAAGCTCGTGCACCAGATTGAGACCGTTCCAAACCCTAAGGGGCTCTGTGCGGTTTCGCAGCTGTCCGATTCTCTCGTTCTCGCGTGCCCCGGTTTGCACAAGGGTCAGATTCGCGTGGAACACTACGCGCAGAAGAAGACCAAGTTCATCTCAGCGCATGATTCCAGAATCGCTTGCTTCGCTCTCACGCTTGATGGACAGTTAATCGCCACCGCCAGCACCAAGGGTACGCTGATTCGGATTTTCGACACAGATCACGGCACGCTTCTTCAGGAA GTGAGAAGGGGTGCGAATACTGCTGAGATTTGTAGTTTGGCATTCTCTTCTACTGCTCAGTGGCTAGCGGTCTCAAGTGATAAGGGTACTGTCCATGTATTCAGCCTTAAGAAACATTCTAACATCCCCGAGCTGGAAAAGACACAAAGTTCATCCAATTCAGAGGCTGCCGTTACCCTATCTAACTCATCTCGCTCCTTCATTAAATTGAAAG GAGTGTTGCCCAAGTACTTCAATTCTGAGTGGTCAGTTGCTCAGTTTCACTTACAAGAGGGCTCTCATTACACAGTTGCATTTGGTCTCCAAAAGAATACAGTCATTATTCTTGGCATGGATGGAAG GATTTGTTTTATGCAGCTTCTATAG
- the LOC102664320 gene encoding pentatricopeptide repeat-containing protein At5g56310 produces MAGWERAAILVLLKESCRSQKQVREIQAQLILQKIYPNTRVAQHFIGACQSHGLLNTALVLFTTLLPHPHVYTFNTLIRVFSQSLTPHTPLFIYTHMRRYSLLPNNFTFPPLFKSLSDTRQVTQAQCVYTHVLKLGHHQDIYVRNSLLDVYASCGHFALCRQLFDEMLHRDVVSWSVLITGYNSVGGYDDALVVFEQMQYAGFVPNRVTMINALHACAHSGNVDMGAWIHGVIKREGWELDVVLGTALIDMYGKCGRVEEGLNVFRSMKEKNVFTWNTVIKGLALAKSGQEAIWWFNKMEKDGVRPDEVTLLAVLSACSHSGLVDMGREIFGLLVDGRYGCCPNVIHYACMVDVLARSGRLKEAVEFMGCMPFGPTKAMWGSLLVGSKAQGDLELGLLAAGKLIELEPDNTAYYVHLSNLYAAMGRWTDVEKVRGVMKDRQLTKDLGCSSVEVQHQRNVGELLA; encoded by the coding sequence ATGGCGGGTTGGGAGAGGGCTGCGATTCTTGTTCTGCTTAAGGAATCCTGCCGTAGCCAGAAGCAGGTTCGAGAAATTCAAGCGCAGCTCATCCTCCAGAAAATCTACCCAAACACCAGAGTCGCTCAACACTTCATCGGTGCGTGCCAATCACACGGCCTTCTCAACACTGCTCTTGTTCTCTTCACCACCCTCCTCCCCCACCCCCACGTCTACACCTTCAACACCCTCATCAGAGTCTTCTCCCAATCCCTTACCCCGCACACCCCTCTCTTCATCTACACCCACATGCGCCGCTACTCCCTCCTCCCCAACAACTTCACTTTCCCTCCCCTCTTCAAGTCCCTCTCCGACACCCGCCAAGTCACCCAGGCGCAATGCGTCTACACCCACGTCCTCAAACTCGGCCACCACCAAGATATCTACGTCCGCAACTCCCTCCTCGACGTCTACGCCTCGTGCGGCCACTTCGCATTGTGTCGCCAACTGTTCGATGAAATGCTTCACAGGGATGTTGTGTCCTGGAGCGTGTTGATCACTGGGTACAACAGCGTTGGCGGCTACGACGATGCCTTGGTTGTCTTTGAACAGATGCAGTATGCGGGGTTTGTTCCTAATAGGGTCACGATGATAAACGCGTTGCACGCTTGTGCTCACTCTGGGAATGTTGACATGGGGGCGTGGATACATGGTGTCATAAAGAGGGAGGGTTGGGAATTGGATGTGGTATTGGGGACGGCGCTGATTGATATGTATGGGAAGTGTGGGAGAGTGGAAGAGGGGTTGAATGTGTTCCGGAGCATGAAGGAGAAGAATGTGTTTACTTGGAATACGGTTATTAAAGGGCTAGCTTTGGCCAAGAGTGGACAAGAAGCAATTTGGTGGTTTAACAAAATGGAGAAAGATGGAGTTAGACCGGATGAAGTGACTTTGTTGGCGGTGCTATCTGCGTGCAGTCACTCGGGTTTGGTGGACATGGGTCGAGAGATTTTTGGTTTGTTGGTTGATGGGAGGTACGGGTGTTGTCCTAATGTCATACACTATGCTTGCATGGTTGACGTGTTGGCGCGTTCTGGGCGTTTGAAAGAGGCTGTTGAGTTCATGGGATGTATGCCTTTTGGACCCACCAAGGCTATGTGGGGATCGTTGTTGGTTGGTTCTAAAGCTCAGGGTGACTTGGAGTTGGGTCTGCTAGCGGCTGGAAAGCTCATTGAATTGGAGCCGGATAACACTGCATATTATGTTCATCTATCAAATCTGTATGCGGCGATGGGAAGATGGACTGATGTTGAGAAAGTGAGGGGGGTGATGAAGGATAGGCAACTGACCAAGGACTTGGGGTGTAGTTCTGTGGAGGTACAACACCAGAGGAATGTTGGCGAACTTTTGGCATAG
- the LOC100791096 gene encoding dephospho-CoA kinase: MRIVGLTGGIASGKSTVSNLFKSHDVPIVDADVVAREVLMKGSGGWKKVVAAFGDEILLENGEVNRPRLGQIVFSDPDKRQFLNRLLAPYISRGIFWKVLKLWMKGYKVIVLDVPLLFEAKMDKFTKPIIVVWVDPETQIQRLLARDKSSEEDARNRINAQMSLDVKRGKADIVIDNTGSLDDLNQQFQKVFVEVTRPLTWTEFLRSRQGVFAILASFTSGVVLFMKTFNNHTHIS, encoded by the exons ATGAGGATCGTTGGACTGACGGGTGGAATAGCGTCTGGAAAGAGCACCGTTTCCAATCTGTTCAAGTCCCATGATGTTCCCATTGTAGATGCTGACGTTGTCGCTCGC GAGGTGTTAATGAAAGGGAGTGGTGGTTGGAAGAAAGTCGTTGCAGCTTTTGGGGACGAAATTCTTCTTGAAAATGGAGAAGTCAATAGACCCAGGCTTGGCCAAATTGTCTTCTCCGATCCGGATAAGCGTCAATTTCTCAACCG ATTGCTAGCTCCTTACATATCACGTGGGATATTTTGGAAGGTTTTGAAGCTATGGATGAAGGGATACAAGGTCATTGTTCTTGATGTGCCTTTGTTATTCGAGGCCAAGATGGACAAGTTCACAAAGCCCATTATTGTTGTATGGGTTGATCCTGAGACGCAGATTCAGCGGCTCTTGGCGAGAGACAAATCCAGTGAGGAGGATGCTCGGAATAGGATTAATGCTCAAATGTCACTGGATGTTAAAAGGGGTAAAGCTGATATAGTTATAGATAACACTGGTTCATTGGATGACTTGAATCAACAGTTTCAGAAGGTTTTTGTTGAGGTCACAAGGCCATTGACATGGACTGAGTTTTTGCGCTCCAGGCAGGGAGTCTTCGCCATTCTTGCTTCCTTCACCTCAGGTGTTGTTCTGTTTATGAAGACATTCAACAATCATACCCACATTTCATAG